The Haliotis asinina isolate JCU_RB_2024 chromosome 3, JCU_Hal_asi_v2, whole genome shotgun sequence genome segment GTGACTTCTTTGTCTTGTTATATTATGTCTGTTACTGGAGTTTGTGACAAATCACAAATGTCTCCGGCGATATTCTCCAATTTCATTTTCAAGCCATCCTCAGAGGGACACAACGAAACGGAGAGTCTGAAGTGTCAGGGATTTCACGTGTGTATTACAAACATGGCTCAAGTGGTTTTTATATTGACAATAACATATGGGTACCATATCCCATTAGGTCATTGCAATTTGACACCACTGATGGACTCGGGATGACCAAAGATAGGGACAGAACCAACGTTCTCATATACACAGTAGAAAATCGATCACCGACAGTTGGCAAACTTAGTAAAACTGCTGCTGAAATTGCCGATATGTACCCGAATGGTCAATCGCCAGACAACTACAGccatatatacacatagactCATCTGTTCATCGCTCCTACTTTAGTAGCATATGTTCTAATTTTGGTCACCATTTCTCCATAAACTACAGATTCTAGGGTTTGTCGGATTTTTTGCTCGCATCCTCGTGGTGAAGCATCCGATTGCTTGCACACATCTGATCTAAACCACTGCGGTTTCTACGGTGAACCATTTCCACTTCCAATGCTTGTTTGTCAAGGCGGAATTGTAGGAATTGGTAACTGGCAGTTTTTAAATTTGTCTAATTTACGCCGTTTTAAGCCACCGTTTATTTATGAAGTATTATGAATGTAGTAATCCATTAAATAATGAAATGTTCACATGAcaactccacacatacacattaaTGCAGTCATGTAGATATTGTTTACATATATAAACCGAAGGCAAAAAAAAGTATTCCGAGTTCTTGAACTGATATCAAATTAAAACAGAGAGATGTGTTGTTGTAGTTTATTGTATCCATTTAATCACCGCTTGTCCGGACAACAACTGGGAACAGTAACATCTGTGCAACTACCTGCTgtgtatgaaatatacatatgcCCCGAAAAAATAATCTTTACTGCTTTTCAACAATGAGATGTCTGAGATGACGTTCGTGAGCGAGTACAGATCATTATTTGGCTATGATACAGTTCAGATATTATCAACTGAAAACGAAACCAGTGGCACAGGCTACAGAGAGGTATACATGTGGTTTCCGTAACTCTCCAACATGGTTTGCGTGCAGTAGTTACTGTAAAGAGTTCAGCAACGAACATCTTTGGTTTAGGGTTTTAAAAGTGTAACATTTGCTCTGTAGGTTGTATTGTGCGGAATGTTAAATGATTACAAGAGATCGTAAGGTGTTCCAAAGTAACGGTCTGATTTGGGTCCATGTAAATCATATTCAATGGCACGTTGTCGCTGACTTTTGTGGGCTTGAGTTAAAATAAAACAGACGGAATATGTCAGAGGTAACAAAGTAGATATATATTGCTGGGGCTTTGCTCATAATGGATACCTCTAAatttaaagtgtttgtttttgtcaacAATGGAATATGGGTCGGATTATTACATAATGGTTTCATAATGTATTTTTCGGGTCAGTTGTCCAAATGGGGCAAACGTTTAGAACAATATCCTGAACGCAGTTGTCCTGACGTCGAACATGGTGTCCAAGTGGAGGCTTGTAGTCAATGCCAACTGCAGGAAATATATCATGTGTAGGAAGGGCCTAGGTCTACTTTGAGAAACAGTGGCACATACCATGTTGATTATGGGAGGAAGTGGGGTCTGCATGACAACAAtactatatttttcaaagaacaGTGGAACTAAAGGTACTGTGAACTAGAACTAAATTAAGGAAACAAGGAGACATAGGTTGGAGGAAAGTCTGCCCGTTCAGCAACACATGACTTACAGGGAGATGGCGGTGAGATAAGGATCCGCACTGTTTGTTTGGTATTAGTCGGGATAATTTCAGATTTAAGGGTACTTGAGATATGATTGGAAGAAGTCAGTGATTGTGTTGCAATGCCGCAAGATGTGATATTTTCTGTTGACAGCACCGTTATGTTGTCAGGCGCTGTTTCCCATATGAATGTTTCCCGGGTACTGTTGTTTCTAGGGATGCGCCTCATACGTAATGGCCGCTGTCTTGGCCGACGAAAGACAGTGTGGAATGTGGTGTATCGAAACCTCTTTTCCTTCACGAACACACAGATGGTGCAGAGAATACCCACTCCGGCTATGGACATAATACCGATCATGATTTTGTAACTGGTATGAAGAGGAATATCTGAAAGAGAAGAGTGATGAGTTGAGTTTAACGATGACTTTATCAGTATTTCCTTCATACCATAGTGTGTTGTACTAGGGATTTGGAAGGATATTGTGAAGAAAACGGAGACAGATATTATCAATATCActgaacacacacacgcacgcacacacgcgcacgcgcacgctcacacacacacacaatctctGAATGTGTACTGCCAACAAATGTccttatatacatacatttttgcGTTAATTTGTATTGATCTTAAACTTAGTGTTAATTTTGCAGTTTTTAATTACATTTTTTCAGTATGTATAATTTAAACACATAAACTAATTTAATCTGAAAGGGCACCCCAGTGAGTTGGCACAACTAGAACACGTAGTTCGACTCATTCGTCAACACTCGCTACTTTCTGTAACCTCCAAGAAACTCCTCACCCTCTCGATGCTTTTTTCGAAAATACGACAAATCAATCAGGTGCGGTGCTTTGATAAAGATAATCCCAACTACTTATACCGTTTATGGTATTATGTTATTGGTTAAAAAatcatgaaacatatatatcgTCATAATGAAGGTACAAAGAACATAGCAAACAGAAGTGTGTTGTCTAATGTGAAGTTTTATATTCAAAGCATGTGGTTGACGATGAAAGAATCAAATACACGCACGTGTGTCTGTTGATATAACGGCTCTCACTggtctgtgtgtgtttctgaCGATCTTGCGGGCTTGTTATGgtgattgtacgtgcgcttTCAACAGTTTTAGGAAGTGTATTTATAAATCGGTTGGAGTTTTATATCTGTATAACTAATCAACGGATATATTAAGTACTAGGTAGCAgttagtaagtcctacgtaggatttaatatctcctacgtaggacatactatctgcTACCTAATACTTAATATATCCTTTttctgctagacacatattagatgatcctgcacataactgtagactctaagcgcaaatgaaacacatggctgtaaactctaaaacagtgactgaaacagtcaaaaaggaaatggtttccgtGTCTGAGGGAACTAAGTtgaccatttcagattaatgcATAATAACATATACtaagatactaagtcctacgtaggtgataataagttctacgtagaagatagtaagTTCCACGTAGGTGACAGTAAGTCCCACATAGGAGACAATAAGTCCGGAAATCTgggcatatatttcatatctCTGGAAATATTTCAATCTGACTTTTTATGGGGTGATGCATATAATTTTCATCGAATTCAACTGAAATTCCACGTTTGACAGCATGGTTCCACGACTGTTCAGtcagtttgagaaatattttaaagtcatTTATTTCCATAAATGGAAATTAAGGTGAACATGTGGTTATAATTAACGTCAGAAGatttatttaacaaatatgCTTTCTCCTTCCTTTAGGTGTACCAAGGGGTTTTTATTCTATAAAATAAATACGTGAAAATAAAAACAGCAATACAATGTAGGAGCGCCACGGTGATATTAAGAACATTGGAATCATACGTGGGTTTGATAGGTGGGTAagggtcatcaattttgtacaaatggaaatattatattattataatatGGGGGAGTGATTGAGTTTGTACTTAAGATTAAGGGTGTCGCTTACTTTGTATAAAAAATCAATTAGGGGCATTCACAGTACCCATATGCTTCTCCATAGAAAAACATCATCACCTTATCCCCACCCTTGCCATAAACTATAAATGGTCTCTAACTATGGTCGTATTCGGCCGCGCCTGTAGCCCCCAAGTCCAGTTTGGGTATGTTCGCCTGTGACAAATGCAGGGGTAcgatgaaaaatatgtaattattaTGTATTAAAGTTTCAGACATCAATGTCTCTGTTGAAATATAAACAACTTGTTGTGAGATACATATACTATAGCTACATGTTATATCGAAAATGTGTTGTCTGTATATAACAATCacaatttaaaaaatgtacaatatTGTTTGAGTCATTCGTAAAATCCACCCTTTTAACCCTTAAATATAACAGCAAGTTGCGTGTTTTCTGCAATAAAAGTATTTAATGCATCTCTGCTTATCAGGACAGCAAGTTTTAacaaaagaatattttcaaCAAGACCTACGCTCCTTGCCAGCTAGGTAGTACTGGGTAGTGGGTGTATACGGGTCTAGGCATATCCCCTTCCACTGGTCACAGCCGTGCTGGCACTGTCGGCAGTCCTTGTCGCATGTGTACCCGTACAACCCTTTCACACATCCTTCAGCACACAGGTCAAACAGACATGCGGAGTTGTTGCAGTCAGGGTTGCAGGGTGTGCAGTTTACACCGTAGTACCCCGCCAAACAACTCACACAGCTGCCGTCGGAGGTGCAGGCGAGGCAGTTCACCGAACATTCTGAAAACCAGGGGAACATGAACCACGTCAAGGGGTTTGGCTTTTTTCGGTTGTAtttctttggggtttttttgggggggaggTTTCTTCGTTTTAACACAAGGTATGGTTATAAACCGTATTTAGCAATATCAGACTTTAGGTTGTCGCAGTAACAAGTAAGCCCCCTGACTGCCCTTCACTCAACAAATCAGGtgtgttgttttgggtttttccCCACGCATACAAACATGTATTCTCTCCAGGCTTGTATCACTAACTATATCCACATACACATAGATAGTAGATAACGCTGTCACTATGGGCAGAACAACTGCTAATAATTTCTATATTACTCAAAAACTATTGAATGACCAGTGACTAAATTCAGATGAATAATATTATGATAAGTGTTCTTTAGTTTTCCACAACACTTAGGGCGGTCCTATTCAGTGTCTGTGTAGTGATTTTAACAGAAAAACTCTAAATCCTTTATTTTTTAAGAACTTGAAGTTTATATTTTTCTATCAAAACTCATGTTTTCTTGGAAACATATTACCACAGCGAGCTTTTGGGAAGCATCGTGCACACGGATGTGTTCCTATTACAGGTAATATATCTACCACTCAAATGTTCCAATCTTGTCTTGATACGATACCATTCTCACAAAAGAGAAATATTTATCATCATCACATGTACATCCACCCGACTACGAGTTTGACCAGGACTGATCCTAAGACATCACTGTTTCCCGGAAACCAACTGACAGGTTCAACAGGTATATTTGTAACATCCAAGGCGACTTAGTCAGCTCTAATTCCGTTGACTAGGCCGACGAATACAACGAAACCTTCGTAGTTCGAGATACGTTTGTAATCGATCACATATGGGTCCTGTCGTTATATAAAGGTATATCATTTCAGTTCTATAAATCAGTTCTATATAACTACCCACGTGTAGTTCTAAGCATTTAACTTGTTTGGCGTGTCTGAAATTATTCAGACTGTATACAAAAAATATGAAGTGCAATATCTTACCATGGTAGCTTGTAACACAGGCCAAACTCAGCATGACCAGCATACAAAGCACTGAGACAACCCACAGTGCCATGTTTATTGTCCTGCATGAGTGTCTTCAGCTGCTGCCAAGGTCGTACTCTTGCACTAGGTCAGTGAGAATGTGAAAAGATATCACTGTCAATCGTTCAATATTTATTCATCGTCCTAATGAGGTGACCATACATACTTAGCTTCTTAGCATATGTAGATCACGTGTAGTATATTAATAATACAGAAGTCTTATGATACCGTTTTGCTGTATTTTTTCTGATATCAATTCATAGGgattttttactttttcacTTCGTTACAATAGTATTAAAATTTATATATTCTGATAAAAAATTATAGTTTTTTGGGCTACTTAACTTGAAACATCATAATTATTCTTTCAAATATCTAAGTGTATACTTTGCTATGCAGCAGTGCACATAGAGAGTACTTCTTGGATACCTAATAGAAACACATATCCTTGGTGATCTCGGTATGGCTtccattttttcaaaatatttcaggtAAAAAGATATCTTATTCTTTCGTATGGCGCAGAAATTTGGGGATTAAATGCACTTGGAACAATTCGAAATGGTACATTTGTGTGCCTGTGAGAGGTAAACATTGTATACATGCCAACCTCTCACTTACCAGAGACATGCTATAATATGATCCTTTTATGTAATAGAAATGGACACTAAAACTGGGCGATTGGTATAAAGCAATTAATATTTGTTTTCTGCTGGACTTGGTGATAGTTGACATAACCAAGCAACTGGAATCCATACGGAATTCATCAGATCATTTACTCAAAGACTAAAagacatgtatttttaaaactgGTACGAAAAATTCTCGATTTCAAGCAAATCTGACACTTACCTAATGGTTAAAAGTAATATCCATACCGAATTAAACCTGTCATGTTTAAATGTAAAATGATATATTGAGTAGGTTTATCACCATTCCGATGCTCATCTCACGAACGTCTAATCGAGGAAGGtagacatgtatacatgtatatggatcGAGAACATGAACCTGTAAATTATGTAATTCAAATGCAGTTAAAGACGAGTATCAGTTTTGCCTTGTATGTCCTAACCACTGTAATCttcaacacaaatatataaGAGCAAATGTTATGCCCATCCAAACAGGCTTAATTTTTCACTATTGTTAAGCAGTTCATATACAAAAGAAATTGAAAACCCGCCCCTGTATATTTTCTACGCATAGAAACATATTGGTCCGTGAATGTGCATAGAACAATGTATATAGTGTACTGTAGGTCTGAGGCTTTTTGAGTACCGGAATAAAGATTGATCATAGATGTGCATTACGTACGATAAATTGATTAAAGACAGATAAATCAATTGATTAATTGACAAATTTTAGTCAGAAGTTATGGAGATATACATATCTATGCAGCTCGCGATTCTGATCAGGACCATTGCCATTTACGTATATTGAGGTTTTAAGCAAAATAGCATATTGTTTGCTTTAACCTACCTTCCTGTAATAACCTGTTGGTAATAAAAATCCTTGAAGCATGCCCTCCTGGAAAATCAACATTCACATAAATGTTGTGTTTCATCCCTATCACAACTGAACCAGCAGAACCACGAGTCGCATTAAGCAAGAGAAGATACCATCAACCGTGTTTATGTAATTGTCGTGCAAACCCGGGAAACAATTAACAAGTACCAACCGTCCCGTCTTTTGTACGTCATGGACGTCAGCACCTAGCTATGGcgcaaatgaataaaaataagcATTTTTTTCGTATTCATGTATTCTGCTAAATACAGAGTCAATTGTACAATTCCGACAATGCAATGAACATGTGTTAAATGAGCTCCTTGCGAGAGGTGATGACACGGGTTCATTGAACAGGTGATTACCAACGCGAACGGGCATGGTTCTGGCAGACCACGAATTCAGCGAATTCGAACGTCGAGAGGCGATGCTAATTAATCACATGAAATTATTCTATATGATGGTGGATTCTTTCTCATGCAAAAATACACCTACCTTGACGCCTGAATTGCAAGCCACACGCGAGTTGTCTCCCCGTGTTAATGCGTTTAGCTGTTCACAGCGAGATTTAATGTTCAATTATCTCTACCATTGCTTGTCATCATTCCAAAGCAGATTACCAGCGGCCCATGTCATTTGTCATGGACTGTTTGATTGTATATTGTTTGCCGGTTCTTGTATTCGAGTGTTGGGACTGGCTATCGATTTCCACTGTTTTGTGACCGGCCCATTGAAAGGTCTATAAATCTCTGTTTCTGGTTGTGCAAAATCAGATTGAATAAACATACATCCATTAAGGACGAAGAATACAAGCCCCACAGATATTAATCCGATCCATTTGGAACGGGGCGAGTTGTTCACTAACACTACCTTTAATCTAAGGGTTGATTTCAGTTGAATATATATGTGTTGGTCTTGTGCACGTGTAGATGGAAACCTTCGCATTGAGCTTAATGGGGTGGATTGATGAAGTATTGAATAACGATTCAGCTGACTAGGGTCAGTCAGTTTGAGTCCACAGCTGCATAGCCTGTAGTGGACCGTCCCGCTGATGGAAACGGGCAAGTGCGTGTGTGCGCGAGTGCGCGAGTGCGTGTGCGAGTGTGTATGTATTGTAATAGATACGTTACAGACTTTCATGTCTGTTGCATTATATCCGTTGTCAGTGATTAAACTGATATGGTAAGCGTCTTTGTATTGTTGCCAAGGGCGGAAATATTTTCATCGCATTTAGATAAAGCGGTAACACGAGTCGAAAACGCGATAACCACAGAAAAGTATACGACAGCACGAGAAATGAAAACTATACCGTTGTTATCTCGTGTTTGTAACAATCCCCTGGACGTCGATTAAGCAATGGTCCCTAGGACAACGTGTCTATGCAGTGTTACAGTTTAAACAGATATCTTCAAAAGACATCAAGATGTACCGCACGGTTactatgaaatatacacagcattagatccaactcactcacacattatcaaagggccccgtttcacaaagctctcgtaagcatAAGATATCGTACCTTTCTGGTAGCATTCGTACCTGCTATACTGTAACATCGGAAGTAGGAATGTTACGAAAaaagaccttaggcttacgagagttttgtgaaaaagGCCCCAGGTATAAATACCTCCAAGGTGGTATTGCCGTCAACTAACATCTGGGTTGATGAAGACTCTGACGTCACATTGGCTGAAATGAAAATACAGCCGCATTTATAGTCAAGTGGATGGAGTGTCTGCCAGGTCAGCGGAAAGCTGGCGGTTCGATCCCAGGATACATCATAAATATGAAATTTGAagatggtatttgatgttaccATGCCTTGTCCTCGAAATAAATGGACTGTAACTAGAACCGTTCGACCTGAAGTCACCAGTATTTTTGTAGTGTGTTCATGTTATAACAGAGACATAGTACATTGACCAGTTCAATACATTCCGTGTTAGTTAATATTAAATACAAGCAAAAACGCACACTAATTTTGTTAGTTCAATAACCTTGAAAGCGACGTTTCGGCCCCAGTGATGACGTTAAAACGTCAAATAGCACAGCTGACACATGAAATACACGCCAAACGATTCGGGTCGAAAGCTCCTGGGTAGTATTTGATTCATAACCGAGTTAAACAACGCAGACAGACAGGGTAGTTACCATCGAAATAAGTCTTCATGTCACTGTGTCACGAATATTGTCGTGATGCTCATGAAATCGACCTGTGGTCTGATTGGGAAAATATCATCCTAATTATCAACAGGACCCTGTGCCCTATCTTGCACAGTCACAAGAAATATGTGGCAAAACGTTCTTAGTACCATTCGGACAATGAGCATAGTTTCTTTGAATCGAGATCAAATACTTTTGGTGCCAGGTCCT includes the following:
- the LOC137279245 gene encoding uncharacterized protein — translated: MALWVVSVLCMLVMLSLACVTSYHECSVNCLACTSDGSCVSCLAGYYGVNCTPCNPDCNNSACLFDLCAEGCVKGLYGYTCDKDCRQCQHGCDQWKGICLDPYTPTTQYYLAGKEHIPLHTSYKIMIGIMSIAGVGILCTICVFVKEKRFRYTTFHTVFRRPRQRPLRMRRIPRNNSTRETFIWETAPDNITVLSTENITSCGIATQSLTSSNHISSTLKSEIIPTNTKQTVRILISPPSPCKSCVAERADFPPTYVSLFP